A window from Apostichopus japonicus isolate 1M-3 chromosome 2, ASM3797524v1, whole genome shotgun sequence encodes these proteins:
- the LOC139979987 gene encoding synaptonemal complex central element protein 2-like has product MELSSEQSQHKHEKDVLLIEQEEPSKENVDDISQIESTHRESQAVGLTEDPPGACPDVNPITNETGVKANVNVTQSQSASTSSSSSREMLNEQAQMLIDEVNAKRKRDTALLGEYKKALEIQASNAYSMVEQNVFVLYERNGKQLQDKLQELFATLDRIAKLELELDQFRVSLGALYKEIH; this is encoded by the exons ATGGAATTGTCTTCAGAGCAGAGTCAGCACAAACATGAGAAAGATGTGCTTCTTATTGAACAAGAAGAGCCTTCAAAAGAAAACGTTGATGACATTTCACAGATAGAATCTACGCATAG GGAGAGCCAAGCAGTGGGGCTAACGGAAGACCCGCCTGGTGCTTGCCCAGATGTGAATCCCATTACAAATGAAACGGGTGTCAAGGCCAATGTAAACGTAACACAATCTCAATCAGCATCGACATCATCGTCTTCGTCTAGGGAAATGTTAAATGAACAGGCTCAAATGTTAATTGATGAAGTAAATGCGAAACGAAAGCGGGACACCGCTCTTCTCGGTGAATATAAAAAGGCCTTGGAAATTCAG GCTTCCAATGCATACAGCATGGTGGAACAAAACGTTTTTGTTCTCTATGAACGGAACGGTAAACAGCTGCAGGACAAACTACAGGAGCTCTTTGCTACCTTAGACCGCATTGCCAAACTAGAGCTAGAACTGGACCAGTTTAGAGTTTCCTTGGGTGCATTATACAAAGAAAtacattga